A segment of the bacterium genome:
GATGATCGAGTCGAATTGGAAGCGGTAGTTTTCGACCAAGCTGGCGTCGTCGACGACGACGTCGTAAACCTTCCAGCCTTGGGTGTCCTTTTTCATCTTGTACTCGATGTCGACCTTCACGTTTTCCTTGGGAACCACCACCTTGGTGCGGGTCTTGGCCCTGGTCTTCTCGTTGGAATAGGTATCGCCGAGGTACTGGACCGTATAGGCCTTGCCTTGGGTTTTGGAATGCTCCTTGGAAAAGATGGCCTTGGTTTCGAGCAGATCGGTCATCAGAGCCACGAAGTTATTTTGCTCGGCGGCCGAAATCTCGCCCCAATGCTTGTCCAAGGCCAGCCGGCACAGCTCGCGAAGGTCGAAGGTGCCGGTGAGAATGTCGCGCTTGATCTTGGAGTTGTTGGCCTTGTCCTCGGCGCTGAGGCCCGAGCCGGTCTTATAAGCATCCATCTTGACTTCGATCTCTTGGACCTCGCGAGTCGGCGTCCCCTGAGGCGCGCTGACCGCGCCGGAGGCCGGAGCTTTTCCGCTGGAGCCGCCGCCGGCGGGCGGCGCCGAAGGGGTCGCCCCCTTGACCGCCGATCGGGCGGCCGGCGCGGTCAGGCTTAAAGCCAAGGCCAGGGCCAAGCTCGGTAAAATTCGTTTCGCGATGCTTCGATTCATGCTCATCCTCATTCCTTCCTCGCGATTCCGCCGCTGCGCTGTTCGAGCACCGCGACGGCGATATTATAGTTGTAAACCGACTCGAGGTAACGGCCCCTGGACACCAAGTACGCTTGAAGGGCGTCGGAATAGTCTTTTTTATCGCCGACGCCGATGTCGATATTGGTTTTGGTCAGAAAAACGAATTGCCGGGCCAGCTTCATCGCGCGGTAACCGTTCTCCATGGCCTCCTTGCTTTGGAGGACGCTCAAATAGGCGTCTTTCAATTCCAATTCAAGCCCTTCGTCGGCGATTTCCTTGTTCAACGCGTTCTTGAAATAATCGGCCTGGGCGGCTCGCGTTTTGGCCAGGTATTGATTGACATTGATATCGCCTTTGATCC
Coding sequences within it:
- a CDS encoding ABC transporter substrate-binding protein, giving the protein MNRSIAKRILPSLALALALSLTAPAARSAVKGATPSAPPAGGGSSGKAPASGAVSAPQGTPTREVQEIEVKMDAYKTGSGLSAEDKANNSKIKRDILTGTFDLRELCRLALDKHWGEISAAEQNNFVALMTDLLETKAIFSKEHSKTQGKAYTVQYLGDTYSNEKTRAKTRTKVVVPKENVKVDIEYKMKKDTQGWKVYDVVVDDASLVENYRFQFDSIISKNGYPELVRRMQNKLKELRGGQPT